One window of Triticum dicoccoides isolate Atlit2015 ecotype Zavitan chromosome 5A, WEW_v2.0, whole genome shotgun sequence genomic DNA carries:
- the LOC119300388 gene encoding serine/threonine-protein phosphatase 7 long form homolog, whose product MATRWTKARKRWSPDIAKNCYPMYHQQFEILDEAEVTWNPWTQDQLKMVFDARHFTPDMLTDSAFWLTRCNLLFLWCVEPYNPERVMRQFGLYQEIPPPFPRRIDEETHKLTNMGRGWSLYDWREENSEWVHKWTNEALADIVRQLRPYDGSTDQAYKQWYCMNTRASLASQPATIPTHLTQEEQARRHVELHAAYYRDHLLENVNEVGQMATDSMPAQGPYRKTFQKLLQQFVAKKFRCGRGDGVATGAYMPLRQGQTSQDHGTGLDSMPEQFLSPNPYAYTGYDAYTQGHT is encoded by the exons ATGGCCACCAGGTGGACAAAGGCACGGAAACGTTGGTCTCCAGATATTGCGAAAAATTGTTACCCTATGTACCACCAGCAGTTTGAGATACTTGATGAGGCAGAAGTCACATGGAACCCGTGGACTCAGGACCAGCTAAAAATGGTCTTTGATGCTCGACACTTCACACCAGACATGTTGACCGATAGTGCATTCTGGCTGACTCGCTGCAACTTATTGTTCCTGTGGTGTGTTGAACCTTACAACCCAGAGCGTGTAATGAGACAGTTCGGTCTCTATCAAGAAATTCCACCACCTTTTCCCAGACGTATCGACGAGGAAACACATAA GCTAACCAATATGGGCAGGGGTTGGAGTTTATACGATTGGAGGGAAGAGAACAGTGAATGGGTACACAAGTGGACAAATGAAGCGCTAGCAGATATAGTGCGTCAACTTAG GCCGTACGATGGAAGTACAGATCAAGCGTACAAGCAGTGGTACTGCATGAACACACGTGCTAGCCTGGCCAGTCAGCCAGCTACTATACCAACACATCTCACACAAGAGGAGCAGGCGCGGAGACATGTTGAGCTGCATGCAGCTTACTATCGTGACCACCTG CTTGAAAATGTCAACGAAGTAGGGCAGATGGCTACGGATAGCATGCCGGCCCAGGGCCCATATCGCAAGACATTCCAGAAACTTTTGCAACAATTCGTGGCAAAGAAGTTCAGATGCGGTAGAGGCGACGGCGTTGCCACTGGAGCATACATGCCG CTTCGTCAGGGGCAGACATCTCAGGACCATGGCACGGGCTTGGATTCGATGCCTGAGCAATTTCTTTCCCCTAACCCATATGCGTACACAGGATATGATgcatacacccaag GACACACCTGA